Below is a genomic region from Mesorhizobium sp..
CACCAAGATCGGCGAACACCAGATCATCATCGACCACACCGAAGTGCCGGATGCGTTCCGCGGGCAGGGCGCCGGGCTCAAGCTCGTCTCCCGCGCCGTGGAGGACATGCGCAAGGCGGGCAAGACGATCATCCCGCTCTGCCCCTTTGCCGCCGCCCAGTTCCGCCGGCATCCGGAATGGTCCGACGTGCTGAAACACTGACGCCGCTCGCGCATTGACCCGGACGAGATGAACGGAGCCTCCAGCATGGACCACGATGCTTCCATCCGGTTCGAGACCACGCCGAAGGGCGGCCGCTACTTTGTGCCGATGCCCAACGGCGAAGATTCCCGGCTGACCTTCGTCAAGGTGTCGGACGGCCACATCATCGCCGACCATACCTTCGTGCCGGTGCCCTATCGCGGCGACGGCGTCGCCGAGGCATTGGTCGAGCGACTGATCGCCGACGCCCGCGCAAACGGCTGGAAGATCACGCCGACGTGTTGGTACGTGGCGGACGAGATCGCGCGGCATGCGCCGGACTGGGACGATGTGGTGAAGCGGTGAGGGATACCTGTCCTTCTCCCACAAGGGGAGAAGGACAGGTGTCTCACCCCTTGATCCGCTCAGCCAGCGCTTCCATCCGCTCGGCGAGACCCGACAGGGCGCCGGTGAGCGCCGCGTCGTTCTTGTCGGCCTTGATCAGCGCGTCGTCGCGGGTCTTGCGCAGCGTCTCGATCTCGGTCTCCAAGCCTTTCACGCGGCGCTGCAGCTCCGAGAACTCGTCCATGACCATGATGCCGGCCATCACGGTCAGCCGGTGGTCGCCGATCTCGCCGAACGAGCCTTTCAGATGGCCGACATAGCGGTCGAAGCGGTTGGCGAGGTCGATCAGGTGCTCTTCCTGGCCCTCGTCGCAGGCCATCCTGTACTGCTTGCCGTCGATGGTTACGGTGACTTGTGCCATGGCCTCACCTGTCCAGCACGGCGCGGATCGTCTCCATCGCCGTGACGAGGCGGCGCGAAACTTCCTTGTTGGCGCCCTCCAGCCGCTCGGCGCGCGCTTCCGATGCGTCGAGTTCCTGCGCAAGCTTGGCGCGGTCGGCGTTCATGCGCTGCACTTCGGCCTCGGCCTCGGCATAGTCCTGATCGCGCTCGAGCCGCGCCACGACCGCATCTTCGAGCGCCGTGATCGCCTTGCCGAGCCGGTTGATGACTTCCTTCAGCGTGACATCGCCGGTCATTGTTGAGCGTTCCACCCGTCCCGACGCGCGAATCGCGCATTATTCGAACGAATTATCCTGTCAAGCTTAGGCGTCGGGCGAAGCGGGCGTCAACAAAGCGCGCCGGCTTTCCCCTGCAAACCGAACGCTCCGCGCGTTGACAGGTGTCGGGCACCTGCTATGTGTCCCTCGCATTTTTCCGGGGGGATGCGAGCGATGCGCGTCCACTCCTCGCCTCCAAGGGCTCGAGGTACAAGATGACGTCACGTGAAAAGCATGACCGGATGGCGAATGCGATCCGCTTCCTGTCGATGGACGCGGTCGAGAAGGCCAATTCCGGCCATCCCGGCCTGCCGATGGGAGCGGCCGACATCGCCACCGTGCTGTTCACCAAATACCTGACCTTCGACCCCGCCAATCCGCACTGGCCCGACCGCGACCGCTTCGTGCTGTCGGCCGGCCACGGCTCGATGCTGCTCTATTCGCTGCTCTACCTGACGGGCTACGAGGACATCACCCTCGACGAGATCAGGAACTTCCGCCAGCTCGGCTCGAAGACCGCCGGCCATCCGGAATACGGCTACGCCGCCGGCATCGAGACGACCACCGGGCCGCTCGGCCAGGGCCTCGGCAACTCCGTCGGCATGGCACTTGCGGAACGCATCCTCAACGCCTCGTTCGGCGACGATCTCGTCGACCACTGGACCTATGTTCTCGCCGGCGACGGCTGCCTGATGGAGGGCATCAGCCAGGAGGCCATCGCGCTCGCCGGCCACCTCAAGCTCGGTAAGCTGGTCGTGTTCTGGGACGACAACAACATCTCGATCGACGGGCCGGTGTCGCTGTCGGATTCGACCGATCAGCTCAAGCGCTTCGCCGCGTCCGGCTGGCACACCATTTCCTGCGACGGCCACGACCCGGACGCCATCGCCCAGGCGATCGAGGCGGCGCGCGCCGACGACCGGCCGAGCCTCATCGCCTGCAAGACCACCATCGGCTTCGGCGCGCCGACCAAGGCCGGAACCAACAAGGCACACGGCTCGCCGCTCGGCAAGGACGAGATCGCCGCGACGCGCAAGGCGCTCGGCTGGAGTTCGGCGCCGTTCGAGGTGCCCTCAGACATCCTCGACGCCTGGCGGCTGGCGGGGCTGCGCTCCGTCAAGCACCGCAAGGAGTGGGAAAGCCGCCTGGCCAAGGCCGATCCGGACAAGCGCAGCGAATTCGAGCGGCGCGTGCGCGGCGACCTGCCGGGCGGCTTCGAGCCGGCGATGGCCGCCTACAAGCAGAAGCTCGCAGCCGACAGGCCCAAGGTCGCTACGCGGAAATCGTCGGAAATGGCGCTGGAGATCGTTAACGGCGCCGTGCCCGAGACGATCGGCGGGTCGGCCGATCTGACCGGCTCCAACAACACCAAGACCAGCCAGACCAAGCCGATCACGCCGGCCGACTACTCCGGCCGCTACGTCTATTACGGCATTCGCGAGCACGGCATGGCTGCCGCCATGAACGGCATGGCGCTGCATGGCGGGCTGATCCCCTATTCCGGCACCTTCCTCGTCTTCTCCGACTATGCGCGTCCGGCGATGCGGCTCGCCTCGCTGATGCACCAGCGCGTCGTCTTCGTCATGACGCACGATTCCATCGGGCTCGGCGAGGACGGCCCGACCCACCAGCCGGTCGAGCATCTCGCCGCGCTGCGCGCCATCCCCAATCACCTCGTCTTCCGCCCGGCGGATGCGATGGAGGCCGCCGAGTGCTGGGAGATCGCGCTCAATTCGCGCACCGCGCCCTCCACTATCGCGCTGACCCGGCAGAACCTGCCCGCCGTGCGCACCGAATATTCGGAAGAGAATCTCTGCGCCCGCGGCGCCTACGAGCTCGCGAGGGCGGCGGACGACGCGGTCGTGACGATCTTTGCCACCGGCTCCGAGGTCGAGATCGCGCTTGCCGCGCGCGACAAGCTGCAGGCGCACGGCCATCCGACCCGCGTCGTCTCGGTGCCCTGTTTCGAGCTGTTCGAGCAGCAGAGCCGGGACTACCAGGCCGCGATCATCGGCAATTCGAAGGTCAACATCGCCATCGAGGCCGGTATCCGCCAGGGCTGGGACCGCTTCATCGGCCGCGACGGCGTCTTCATCGGCATGCACGGCTTCGGCGCGAGCGGCCCCTACGAGAAACTCTACGAGCACTTCGGGATCACGGCGGACGCGGCCGCCGCGGCCGCCGAGAAGCTGCTCCATCCCACGAAGTAATCCGGCGGACCAACGGGCCCGTCTTTCCTCCCGCACTATCGGAGATCGAACATGACCGTCAGGGTAGCAGTCAACGGATTTGGCCGGATCGGCCGCAACATCGTCCGGGCCATCTATGAATCCGGCCGCAAGGACATCGACGTCGTTGCCGTCAACGACCTCGGCCCGGTCGAGACCAACGCGCACCTGCTGCGCTTCGACAGCGTGCACGGACGCTTCCCGGGCGAGGTCGCCGTCGACGGCGACACGATCTCGATCGGCACGGACTCGTTCAAGGTTCTCGCGGTCAAGGATCCGACGCAACTGCCGTGGAAGGACCTCGGCATCGACATCGCGCTCGAATGCACCGGCATCTTCACCGCCCGCGACAAGGCGGCGATGCATCTGGCCGCCGGCGCCAAGCGCGTCATCGTCTCGGCGCCGTCGGACGGCGCGGACCTGACCGTCGTCTACGGCGTCAACCACGACAAGCTGACGAAGGACCACATGGTCATCTCGAACGCGTCGTGCACCACCAACTGCCTGGCGCCGGTCGCCCAGGTTCTGAACGACGCGATCGGCATCGAGAAGGGAATGATGACCACCATCCATTCCTACACCGGCGACCAGCCGACGCTCGACACGATGCACAAGGATCTCTACCGCGCCCGTGCTGCCGCGCTGTCGCAGATCCCGACCTCGACCGGCGCGGCCAAGGCCGTCGGCCTGGTGCTGCCTGAACTCAAGGGCAAACTCGATGGCATCTCGGTGCGGGTGCCCACTCCCAACGTCTCGCTGGTCGACCTCAAGTTCGTCGCCAAGAAGTCGACTTCGGTGCAGGAGATCAACGACGCGCTGATCGCCGCCTCGAACGGCCGCCTGAAGGGCATCCTCGGCGTGACCCGCCACCCCAACGTGTCGATCGACTTCAACCACGATCCGCATTCCTCGACCGTCGCGCT
It encodes:
- a CDS encoding GNAT family N-acetyltransferase: MTELPEIKVEDTGSKGRYFIRLDTGEEAEMTFTKIGEHQIIIDHTEVPDAFRGQGAGLKLVSRAVEDMRKAGKTIIPLCPFAAAQFRRHPEWSDVLKH
- a CDS encoding GNAT family N-acetyltransferase, which encodes MDHDASIRFETTPKGGRYFVPMPNGEDSRLTFVKVSDGHIIADHTFVPVPYRGDGVAEALVERLIADARANGWKITPTCWYVADEIARHAPDWDDVVKR
- a CDS encoding cell division protein ZapA — its product is MAQVTVTIDGKQYRMACDEGQEEHLIDLANRFDRYVGHLKGSFGEIGDHRLTVMAGIMVMDEFSELQRRVKGLETEIETLRKTRDDALIKADKNDAALTGALSGLAERMEALAERIKG
- a CDS encoding DUF4164 domain-containing protein, whose protein sequence is MTGDVTLKEVINRLGKAITALEDAVVARLERDQDYAEAEAEVQRMNADRAKLAQELDASEARAERLEGANKEVSRRLVTAMETIRAVLDR
- the tkt gene encoding transketolase, encoding MTSREKHDRMANAIRFLSMDAVEKANSGHPGLPMGAADIATVLFTKYLTFDPANPHWPDRDRFVLSAGHGSMLLYSLLYLTGYEDITLDEIRNFRQLGSKTAGHPEYGYAAGIETTTGPLGQGLGNSVGMALAERILNASFGDDLVDHWTYVLAGDGCLMEGISQEAIALAGHLKLGKLVVFWDDNNISIDGPVSLSDSTDQLKRFAASGWHTISCDGHDPDAIAQAIEAARADDRPSLIACKTTIGFGAPTKAGTNKAHGSPLGKDEIAATRKALGWSSAPFEVPSDILDAWRLAGLRSVKHRKEWESRLAKADPDKRSEFERRVRGDLPGGFEPAMAAYKQKLAADRPKVATRKSSEMALEIVNGAVPETIGGSADLTGSNNTKTSQTKPITPADYSGRYVYYGIREHGMAAAMNGMALHGGLIPYSGTFLVFSDYARPAMRLASLMHQRVVFVMTHDSIGLGEDGPTHQPVEHLAALRAIPNHLVFRPADAMEAAECWEIALNSRTAPSTIALTRQNLPAVRTEYSEENLCARGAYELARAADDAVVTIFATGSEVEIALAARDKLQAHGHPTRVVSVPCFELFEQQSRDYQAAIIGNSKVNIAIEAGIRQGWDRFIGRDGVFIGMHGFGASGPYEKLYEHFGITADAAAAAAEKLLHPTK
- the gap gene encoding type I glyceraldehyde-3-phosphate dehydrogenase → MTVRVAVNGFGRIGRNIVRAIYESGRKDIDVVAVNDLGPVETNAHLLRFDSVHGRFPGEVAVDGDTISIGTDSFKVLAVKDPTQLPWKDLGIDIALECTGIFTARDKAAMHLAAGAKRVIVSAPSDGADLTVVYGVNHDKLTKDHMVISNASCTTNCLAPVAQVLNDAIGIEKGMMTTIHSYTGDQPTLDTMHKDLYRARAAALSQIPTSTGAAKAVGLVLPELKGKLDGISVRVPTPNVSLVDLKFVAKKSTSVQEINDALIAASNGRLKGILGVTRHPNVSIDFNHDPHSSTVALDQTKVMDGNFVSVLSWYDNEWGFSNRMGDTAVALGKLIG